A single genomic interval of Spinacia oleracea cultivar Varoflay chromosome 6, BTI_SOV_V1, whole genome shotgun sequence harbors:
- the LOC110796023 gene encoding uncharacterized protein, with amino-acid sequence MGLKIEYLTIKDPQVLWSNLKERYDHQKTVILPKARYDWLHLRLQDFKSVSEYNSAMFRITSQLKLCGEKITDAEMLEKTYSTFHANNIVLQTQYREKGFKKYSELISCLLVAKQNNELLLKNHESRPTGSTPFPEANVTSHNGKEKYHANNSGRGRGQGRGRGRGRGRGYGYGRGRGRGGSFKNSYPHQKWDNKDGNKQEKDKSENVTNVCYRCKGKGHWSRTCRTPKHLVELYQQSLKQKGKKVETNLVYEDGEGDFDCGDTTHLEVADFLTTPEGNN; translated from the coding sequence ATGGGCCTTAAGATTGAGTACTTGACTATAAAAGATCCACAAGTCCTTTGGAGTAATCTAAAGGAAAGATATGACCACCAGAAAACTGTGATATTACCTAAAGCTCGTTATGACTGGTTACATTTAAGACTACAAGACTTTAAGTCTGTAAGTGAATATAACTCAGCTATGTTCAGAATTACTTCACAATTGAAGTTATGTGGAGAGAAAATCACTGATGCAGAAATGTTAGAGAAAACATACTCTACCTTTCACGCAAACAACATTGTCCTGCAGACACAATATCGTGAAAAGGGATTTAAGAAATATTCTGAACTTATATCATGTCTCCTTGTGGCTAAGCAAAATAACGAGCTATTACTGAAAAATCATGAATCACGTCCAACTGGCTCTACTCCATTCCCTGAAGCGAATGTGACATCCCATAATGGGAAAGAAAAATATCATGCCAACAATAGTGGTCGAGGACGTGGTCAAGGACGTGGACGTGGACGTGGACGTGGACGTGGATATGGATATGGTCGAGGTAGAGGCCGAGGCGGTTCTTTCAAGAACTCGTATCCCCACCAGAAGTGGGACAATAAAGATGGTAACAAACAAGAGAAAGATAAAAGCGAGAATGTGACCAATGTATGTTATCGATGTAAAGGAAAAGGTCATTGGTCTCGTACATGTCGTACACCAAAACACCTGGTTGAGCTCTATCAACAATCATTAAAGCAAAAGGGAAAGAAAGTAGAAACAAATCTTGTGTACGAAGATGGCGAAGGTGACTTTGATTGTGGCGATACAACTCACCTGGAAGTTGCTGATTTTCTCACCACCCCTGAAGGGAATAATTAA